In Aequorivita sp. H23M31, a single window of DNA contains:
- a CDS encoding POTRA domain-containing protein, giving the protein MKLKQPPYLFLYLNIISCFLIGINAQETTLIIKAEKPLSQGLRDSLQLQSSYNGFDMVKQKTDTVFLSLLHMGYIDSELRELKKQDDSTYIADFYLGRKYNTLKIYYSKNDFSPKELQKISSQITDTYFLLPFEKTPLSLTKLATIQNQKGNAFARVKLTEIEKDENDELTATLFLDHGNIRTVDSIAIKGYEKFPKSFLKYYAGIKKGKIFDRQKLIKKNENLNSLGFASSTKAPEALFRKDSTIVYFYLEKQNHNQFEGILGFATDEETQKLELNGYLNLQLNNNLNYGEQFLLNYKADGKEQVEFRTKATLPYLFATPFGVSAELKIFKRDSSFVTTEQQLRITYQINPSSQTYIGYRGFESSNLLDEILVGTPIEDSKSKFILSGANYIKNQNKRLFPIKTYLSLDFGLGNRESKKEKENQYLAETRLNNIFYLNHKNSIFAQLTANALFSETYLVNELFRFGGINSIRGFDENSIDASLFSVLNTEYRYQFNESVFAHSIIDFAYFENPTLDLRQKLYSFGFGLGLTTKAGLFRFIVANGSTQEQNFDLGNIKIHVSVTSRF; this is encoded by the coding sequence TTGAAATTAAAACAACCTCCTTACCTTTTCCTATACCTTAATATAATAAGCTGTTTTCTCATCGGAATAAACGCGCAAGAAACCACGCTTATTATCAAGGCCGAAAAACCGCTTTCACAAGGTTTGAGGGATTCGTTACAACTTCAATCCAGCTATAATGGTTTTGATATGGTTAAACAGAAAACCGATACTGTTTTTTTGTCGCTTCTTCATATGGGCTATATTGATTCGGAATTGCGGGAATTGAAAAAGCAAGATGACAGTACCTATATTGCCGACTTTTATTTAGGAAGGAAATATAATACTCTCAAGATTTACTATTCCAAGAATGATTTCTCACCAAAAGAACTTCAGAAAATCTCTTCACAAATTACCGACACCTACTTTCTTCTTCCTTTCGAAAAAACCCCACTGTCGCTAACAAAACTGGCCACCATTCAAAACCAAAAAGGAAATGCCTTTGCCCGAGTTAAACTTACCGAAATTGAAAAGGATGAAAATGACGAATTGACAGCAACACTATTTCTGGACCATGGGAACATCAGAACGGTAGATTCAATTGCAATTAAAGGTTATGAAAAATTTCCAAAATCGTTTTTAAAATATTACGCTGGAATAAAGAAGGGGAAAATATTTGACAGACAAAAACTGATTAAGAAAAACGAAAACCTGAACAGTCTTGGTTTTGCATCCTCAACAAAGGCACCTGAAGCGCTCTTCAGAAAAGATTCGACTATTGTATATTTTTATCTGGAAAAACAGAACCACAACCAATTTGAAGGCATATTAGGTTTCGCTACCGATGAGGAAACGCAAAAACTGGAACTCAATGGATATTTAAACCTCCAGTTGAATAACAATCTAAATTACGGGGAACAATTTCTCCTTAATTATAAGGCCGATGGAAAAGAGCAAGTGGAATTCCGAACCAAGGCAACACTACCCTATTTATTCGCAACTCCCTTTGGGGTAAGTGCGGAACTTAAAATTTTTAAACGCGACTCGAGTTTTGTTACCACAGAACAACAATTGCGGATTACCTATCAGATAAATCCATCCAGTCAAACATATATAGGATATCGCGGCTTTGAGTCCAGCAATCTTCTGGACGAAATACTTGTAGGAACTCCCATTGAAGATTCGAAATCCAAATTTATTCTTTCGGGGGCCAATTACATCAAAAATCAAAATAAACGGTTGTTCCCAATAAAAACTTATCTATCGCTGGATTTCGGGTTGGGAAACAGAGAGAGCAAAAAAGAAAAGGAAAATCAATATCTCGCAGAAACAAGACTGAACAATATTTTCTACTTAAATCATAAAAATTCCATCTTTGCTCAATTAACCGCCAATGCTCTTTTCAGCGAAACTTACCTAGTAAATGAACTTTTCCGGTTTGGGGGCATCAACAGTATCCGTGGATTTGATGAAAACAGTATAGATGCCTCTCTCTTTTCAGTATTAAATACGGAATATAGATATCAATTCAATGAATCCGTGTTCGCGCATTCCATAATTGACTTTGCATATTTTGAAAACCCAACTCTAGATCTCAGGCAAAAACTGTACAGCTTTGGTTTTGGCTTAGGATTAACTACAAAAGCCGGCCTGTTCCGATTTATCGTTGCAAATGGAAGCACCCAAGAACAAAACTTCGATTTAGGGAACATAAAAATTCACGTTAGTGTTACTTCTCGATTTTGA
- a CDS encoding SusC/RagA family TonB-linked outer membrane protein codes for MRTKFSGILTLLLALVVQLTFAQQKTITGNVTDDNGVPLPGVNVIIKNTNSGTQTDFDGNYSLQASVGQTLVFSYVGYDSPEIKIGASNSINVKMAPGESLEEVVIMGYDQSITKKESMGAQTTITAETFESRPSGSFLNTLQGNSPGAVIQSNSGSPGSAQIDVLIRGRNSINASSDPLIVVDGIVMGSAQFRNLNQNDFESVTILRDAHATSIYGNRGANGVIVITTKSGKFNQPLTVKYETMYGAFTLPSNDYNLADARQSLTLQKRVNTGLGKTLTDEEIANYPINTNWRDEFFSTGINTQHNLSFQQGSEKSKSYFSLGYTNVEGMVPTTDFQRFNVRANVDGKSANEKLTYEGSIATAYSKRHQLDSETNGGINNSVIQNPLFGSLLGLPYVAAGQYSSGIELFEGIGTNFDGGNSNLVLEDILRPGYYPNEFTETSILANFSVAYEIVKGLKVRNKMGMDYKHQTRGFARAPYSYLAIAVARGANLDFPGLERKTNTQDATFSTVTSLNYDETFGNHRIKAGAYMEYVKANYRYSYLQKYGLIERTWEFGAGTGFAPRDGDDYIPTVALNKIDAGSFSYFGTFDYEYDKKYGIGATIRRDATNKFVDSKKWGTFWSAAARWVISDEEFLSTSTTVNLLKLRASYGVTGNQILSIPAPDTNPLYLDSDLVYDTNDTGQGYMNLPTYFPIIGNSDVQWEETAQANIGLDWILFDNRLSGNLDVYQKITSKLFNQMDLSAITGQYSIKGNNGEITNKGVELNLRYQMLRNKDFNLAVYANGSYNHNEITALETEAIDPGGSGQALNGPVNQFYMYEYVGVNPENGELLFNAADGSVTENPVPEDAVYTGKSNLPKYVGGFGLNADYKGFYLDVAFSFQADFYKWDNALFWLYEGAASTVANYNVSADLLDAWTPENTNANFPSLTASNKNFDGSSDRYLFDASFVRLRSTVLGYSFPQETLDGTFIKGLNVFVQGENLLLWTKWRGFDPEGYVNYSLGQYPNPRTISFGVNLEF; via the coding sequence ATGAGAACAAAGTTTAGTGGAATTCTAACGCTGTTGCTAGCGTTGGTTGTGCAGCTTACCTTCGCACAACAAAAAACAATCACAGGTAATGTCACCGATGATAACGGAGTGCCTCTTCCTGGGGTAAACGTTATCATAAAAAACACCAATTCTGGAACCCAAACAGACTTTGACGGAAATTACTCCCTTCAAGCTAGTGTAGGCCAGACTTTGGTATTTAGTTATGTTGGATATGATTCTCCAGAAATTAAAATTGGGGCTTCAAATTCAATAAACGTAAAAATGGCTCCCGGAGAATCCTTGGAGGAAGTGGTAATTATGGGTTATGACCAAAGTATCACTAAAAAGGAATCAATGGGTGCACAAACGACCATTACCGCAGAGACATTTGAGTCTCGTCCTAGTGGTTCGTTTTTGAATACGTTGCAAGGAAATAGCCCTGGTGCTGTTATCCAGTCAAATTCAGGTTCTCCTGGATCTGCGCAGATCGACGTACTCATCCGTGGTAGAAACTCTATAAACGCTTCATCCGATCCATTGATTGTTGTTGATGGTATCGTAATGGGATCTGCCCAATTTAGAAACCTAAACCAAAATGATTTTGAATCGGTTACTATTCTAAGAGATGCTCACGCTACCTCAATTTACGGTAACAGAGGAGCAAACGGGGTAATTGTAATTACCACAAAATCAGGTAAATTCAACCAACCTCTTACGGTAAAGTATGAGACAATGTATGGAGCATTTACTTTGCCTTCAAATGACTACAACCTAGCTGATGCTCGCCAGAGCTTAACTCTTCAAAAAAGAGTAAACACTGGATTGGGTAAAACCCTAACAGACGAGGAAATAGCTAACTACCCAATTAACACAAATTGGAGAGACGAGTTCTTTAGTACTGGTATTAACACCCAGCACAACCTATCTTTCCAACAAGGATCTGAAAAAAGCAAGTCTTATTTCAGTCTTGGTTATACCAATGTTGAAGGTATGGTACCAACAACAGATTTCCAGAGATTTAACGTTCGTGCAAATGTTGACGGTAAATCCGCTAACGAAAAATTGACTTACGAAGGAAGTATTGCTACAGCTTACTCCAAGAGACATCAATTGGATAGTGAGACAAATGGTGGTATTAACAACAGCGTTATCCAAAACCCTCTATTCGGCTCGTTGTTAGGATTGCCTTATGTTGCAGCCGGACAGTACTCAAGTGGTATAGAATTGTTTGAGGGTATCGGAACAAACTTCGACGGAGGTAACTCCAACCTTGTACTAGAAGACATTCTAAGACCTGGATACTATCCTAACGAGTTTACCGAGACTAGTATTTTGGCAAACTTCTCAGTTGCATACGAAATTGTTAAAGGATTGAAAGTTAGAAACAAAATGGGTATGGATTATAAGCACCAAACAAGAGGTTTCGCACGTGCTCCCTATTCCTATTTGGCAATTGCTGTAGCTAGAGGAGCTAATTTGGACTTCCCTGGATTGGAAAGAAAGACTAACACTCAAGATGCAACCTTTTCAACTGTTACCAGTTTGAATTATGATGAGACTTTTGGGAATCACCGTATTAAGGCTGGCGCGTATATGGAATACGTAAAAGCTAACTATAGATATTCTTACCTACAAAAATATGGTCTGATTGAAAGAACTTGGGAATTTGGTGCAGGAACTGGTTTTGCTCCAAGAGATGGTGATGATTACATTCCTACTGTTGCTTTGAATAAAATAGATGCTGGTTCTTTCTCTTACTTTGGTACATTCGATTATGAATATGACAAAAAATACGGGATCGGAGCTACCATTAGACGTGACGCTACCAATAAGTTTGTTGATAGCAAAAAATGGGGTACTTTCTGGTCTGCTGCTGCAAGATGGGTAATAAGTGACGAGGAATTTCTTAGCACTAGCACTACTGTAAACCTTTTGAAATTAAGAGCTTCTTACGGTGTGACTGGAAACCAAATTCTTTCTATCCCTGCTCCTGATACCAACCCTCTATATTTGGATTCAGATTTAGTATATGATACTAATGACACCGGTCAAGGATATATGAACCTTCCTACTTACTTCCCTATTATTGGAAACTCTGATGTTCAGTGGGAGGAAACAGCTCAAGCAAACATTGGTTTGGACTGGATTTTGTTTGACAACAGATTATCTGGAAACTTGGATGTTTACCAAAAAATCACTAGCAAATTGTTCAACCAAATGGACCTATCGGCCATTACCGGACAGTACAGTATTAAAGGTAACAATGGTGAAATCACAAATAAAGGTGTGGAACTTAACCTGAGATATCAAATGTTGAGAAATAAGGATTTCAACTTGGCTGTATATGCTAACGGTTCTTACAACCATAACGAGATTACTGCTCTAGAAACAGAAGCTATTGATCCAGGAGGGTCAGGTCAAGCTTTGAATGGTCCAGTAAACCAGTTCTATATGTACGAATACGTTGGTGTAAACCCAGAGAATGGTGAGCTTTTATTTAATGCTGCTGATGGCTCAGTTACTGAAAACCCTGTTCCTGAAGATGCAGTTTATACTGGTAAATCTAACCTTCCAAAATATGTTGGTGGATTTGGTTTGAACGCTGATTACAAAGGTTTCTATCTTGACGTAGCGTTCTCTTTCCAAGCTGATTTCTACAAGTGGGATAACGCATTATTCTGGTTGTATGAAGGTGCTGCTTCTACCGTTGCAAACTACAACGTTTCAGCTGACCTTCTAGATGCTTGGACTCCTGAGAATACAAACGCTAACTTTCCATCTCTAACCGCCAGCAATAAGAACTTCGATGGTTCATCTGATCGATACTTATTTGATGCATCTTTTGTAAGACTACGTAGCACGGTTCTTGGATATAGTTTCCCACAAGAAACATTGGACGGAACCTTTATTAAAGGATTGAATGTATTTGTACAAGGAGAAAATCTCTTGTTATGGACAAAATGGAGAGGATTTGACCCTGAAGGATATGTTAACTATTCATTAGGTCAGTATCCAAACCCACGTACTATTTCCTTTGGTGTAAATCTTGAATTCTAA
- a CDS encoding RagB/SusD family nutrient uptake outer membrane protein, producing MKNIKSILILMVASVLFVSCEDAYDIKPAGILDDEATFQTVEDAKTFLNGIYGLMDNTTEIYFTSVFTDEVAPSPGYNGQDKDLHRFVLDFTSGYASAIWLKHNRVINRVNRLVNGADLVTVQEGEQAELNDIVAQGKTLRALSYLTLLSYFSPDMTDDNALGAILFTNVPTVDELLPRSTNGACFALIEEDLNYAEANLDSHEFIYPTKSLVNAIRARMYAYRGNYPMAKTYANKVINDYGLTLTPSTPFDLSNFYKNSVTNPYRQIWADSPARQVPSDRLENIYSLQSYSNANDYGFSPAGLYYFNVTNITGSPIWGMSLKLYDKLGQMPDDVREYAFVDPTTDLSINAVMIDKYPGIPGGPLRNNLKLFRLSEMYLILAEAQAAAGQIDQVALTLNSVQKARSTTGNAAVQSYANATEAWGAIMDERRKELCFEGHRYVDIKRLGVLANKSIDRSDFDDEVPGMPLTISNTDHRFTLPIPSSEFFGNPGIQQNPGY from the coding sequence ATGAAAAATATAAAATCAATTTTAATTTTGATGGTTGCAAGCGTGTTGTTTGTATCCTGTGAAGATGCTTATGATATAAAGCCCGCTGGGATTTTAGATGATGAGGCAACCTTCCAAACTGTTGAAGATGCAAAAACATTCCTAAATGGAATATACGGTTTAATGGATAATACCACCGAAATCTATTTTACAAGTGTATTTACCGACGAAGTTGCTCCTTCACCTGGTTATAACGGTCAGGACAAGGATCTTCACAGATTTGTACTTGACTTCACTTCTGGTTATGCTTCGGCAATTTGGTTGAAGCATAATAGAGTAATCAATAGAGTTAACCGTCTAGTAAACGGAGCGGATTTGGTTACTGTACAAGAAGGAGAACAGGCTGAGTTAAATGATATAGTAGCTCAAGGAAAAACACTTAGAGCTCTATCTTATCTAACATTATTGAGCTATTTCTCACCTGATATGACAGATGATAACGCTCTTGGTGCAATTTTGTTCACAAATGTACCAACAGTTGATGAGTTACTTCCAAGGTCCACTAATGGCGCTTGCTTCGCTCTTATCGAAGAGGATTTAAATTATGCTGAGGCTAACCTAGATTCTCATGAGTTTATCTATCCAACAAAATCGTTGGTTAATGCAATAAGAGCAAGAATGTATGCTTACAGAGGAAATTATCCTATGGCTAAAACTTATGCTAATAAGGTGATCAATGATTACGGATTGACTTTGACTCCATCAACTCCTTTTGATCTTTCTAACTTCTACAAAAACAGCGTTACCAACCCTTACAGACAAATCTGGGCTGATTCACCTGCAAGACAAGTTCCTTCAGATAGATTGGAGAATATCTATTCATTGCAATCGTATTCAAATGCGAATGATTATGGATTCTCACCTGCTGGCCTGTACTATTTCAACGTAACAAACATTACAGGTTCACCAATTTGGGGAATGAGTCTTAAGCTTTATGACAAATTGGGGCAAATGCCTGATGATGTTCGTGAGTATGCCTTTGTTGATCCAACTACAGATCTAAGTATTAATGCAGTTATGATCGACAAGTATCCTGGTATCCCTGGAGGTCCACTTAGAAACAACTTAAAGTTGTTCCGTTTGTCTGAAATGTATTTAATCTTAGCTGAAGCTCAAGCTGCCGCTGGTCAGATTGATCAAGTTGCTCTTACTCTTAACAGTGTACAGAAAGCAAGATCGACCACTGGTAATGCAGCTGTTCAATCTTACGCAAATGCAACTGAAGCTTGGGGTGCAATTATGGACGAAAGAAGAAAAGAACTTTGTTTTGAAGGACACCGTTATGTTGACATTAAAAGACTTGGAGTGCTAGCTAACAAATCTATCGACCGAAGCGATTTCGATGATGAAGTGCCTGGTATGCCATTGACTATTTCAAATACCGATCACCGTTTTACTCTCCCTATTCCATCGAGTGAATTTTTCGGAAATCCCGGTATTCAACAGAACCCTGGATACTAA
- the rlmB gene encoding 23S rRNA (guanosine(2251)-2'-O)-methyltransferase RlmB, translated as MNKENCIFGIYPVLEAIKSNTVLDKVYIQKDSGNHKLDEIVATLENKQISISRVPIEKLNRLTKGNHQGIVALTSPIAFQSLESIVEAALASNKTPLFLILDQITDVRNFGAILRTAECTGVDAVIIQKTGGAPVSGDTVKTSAGAIFKIPICKVDHIKDAIFYLQGSGITTLAATEKTKNTIYSVDLNIPLAIIMGSEGKGISHSVLNLVDEKAALPLLGEINSLNVSVACGAFLYEVVRQRSI; from the coding sequence GTGAATAAGGAAAACTGCATATTTGGAATTTACCCGGTTTTGGAAGCGATTAAGTCCAATACCGTACTTGATAAAGTCTATATTCAAAAAGATTCCGGAAACCATAAGCTAGATGAAATTGTCGCTACTCTTGAAAACAAGCAGATTTCCATCAGTCGGGTTCCAATTGAAAAACTGAATCGGTTAACAAAGGGGAACCATCAAGGAATCGTGGCTCTCACCTCTCCTATTGCATTCCAATCTTTGGAATCGATTGTAGAAGCAGCGTTAGCATCTAATAAAACCCCACTGTTCTTAATTCTTGATCAGATAACCGATGTTCGGAATTTCGGGGCAATACTTAGAACAGCTGAATGTACCGGTGTGGATGCCGTAATTATTCAAAAAACAGGAGGAGCTCCTGTATCTGGAGATACCGTAAAAACCTCTGCCGGAGCTATCTTTAAAATTCCTATCTGCAAAGTAGATCATATTAAAGATGCAATTTTTTACCTTCAAGGTTCAGGTATAACTACGTTGGCCGCCACCGAAAAAACCAAGAACACCATCTATTCGGTCGATTTAAATATCCCTTTGGCCATTATAATGGGTTCGGAAGGAAAAGGTATTTCCCACTCGGTTTTAAATTTGGTAGATGAAAAAGCAGCACTACCCCTATTAGGAGAAATAAATTCATTAAATGTATCGGTAGCCTGTGGAGCTTTTCTTTATGAAGTTGTGCGACAAAGAAGCATTTAA
- a CDS encoding rhomboid family intramembrane serine protease, whose product MSKRDHLQFGPDVIGYPLLFVMLLWIVFWIESRFGINLNKYGIYPRTPAGLIGIFSGPFIHGSLKHIFNNSIPLFVLSTALFYFYRNIRWKVLLYGLVFTGLATWVIGRPSLHIGASGVLYMLVAFLFFKGIFSKQFQLTALALAVVFLYGGLLWYVFPIDPKISWEGHLSGFFVGLLFAFIFKGVPLENKKYEWEKEGFDEDNDPFLRQFDENGNFVGEPKPEETIEASSESKGAPQVKVTYTITKSGNNYA is encoded by the coding sequence ATGTCCAAAAGAGACCATTTGCAATTTGGCCCTGATGTTATAGGGTATCCATTACTTTTCGTGATGCTGCTGTGGATTGTATTTTGGATTGAATCCCGATTTGGAATTAATCTTAATAAATATGGGATTTATCCACGCACTCCGGCTGGGTTAATTGGAATTTTCAGCGGACCCTTTATTCATGGAAGTCTGAAACATATTTTCAATAATTCCATACCTCTTTTTGTTTTAAGCACTGCGCTCTTTTATTTCTATCGTAATATTAGATGGAAGGTGCTTTTGTACGGGCTAGTTTTTACTGGGCTCGCTACTTGGGTAATTGGGCGTCCTTCCCTACATATTGGGGCTAGTGGAGTACTATATATGTTGGTCGCCTTTTTATTTTTTAAGGGGATATTCTCTAAACAATTTCAACTTACCGCATTAGCGCTGGCTGTTGTTTTCCTATATGGTGGTTTGTTATGGTATGTATTTCCCATCGATCCTAAAATATCATGGGAAGGCCATTTATCTGGTTTTTTTGTAGGGCTTTTATTTGCCTTTATATTCAAAGGAGTGCCCTTGGAAAACAAGAAATATGAATGGGAAAAAGAGGGATTTGACGAGGATAACGATCCTTTCTTAAGACAATTTGATGAAAATGGAAATTTTGTTGGCGAGCCTAAACCAGAAGAGACAATAGAGGCTTCTTCTGAATCGAAAGGGGCGCCACAGGTAAAAGTGACCTACACTATTACCAAAAGCGGAAATAACTACGCTTAA
- a CDS encoding replication-associated recombination protein A — protein MNTPLAERIRPKSLEEYLSQQHLIGPKGSLTTQLKTGMLPSLILWGPPGTGKTTLANIIANQSGRPFYALSAVDSGVAAVREVIEKAKKSENLFSLKNPILFIDEIHRFSKSQQDSLLGAVEKGWVTLIGATTENPSFEVIPALLSRCQVYVLEPFSRDDMEALLKRALREDAILSKKKVTLKETEALIRLSGGDARKLLNILELVVLSELPDSTTEKDKDLVITNDLVMQKAQKNTVLYDKTGEQHYDIISAFIKSIRGSDPNAAVYWLARMIEGGEDLKFIARRLVILASEDIGNANPNALLLANSTFQAVSTIGFPESRIILSQCAIYLATSHKSNASYKAIGEAQQLVRQTGDLSVPLSIRNAPTKLMKQLGYGKEYEYAHNYEGNFVPHEFLPEEIKGTTFYKPGNNPKENTLRSYLKHLWKDKYDF, from the coding sequence ATGAATACACCTCTTGCCGAAAGAATAAGACCGAAGTCGTTAGAAGAATATCTAAGCCAACAACATTTGATAGGGCCCAAAGGTTCTCTCACCACACAATTAAAAACTGGGATGCTTCCTTCACTTATTTTGTGGGGACCACCCGGTACGGGAAAAACAACTTTGGCCAATATTATTGCCAATCAGAGCGGACGACCGTTTTATGCACTAAGTGCCGTGGATAGCGGTGTGGCCGCAGTTCGCGAGGTAATCGAAAAAGCAAAAAAAAGTGAAAACTTATTTTCCTTAAAAAATCCCATACTATTTATCGATGAAATACATCGCTTTAGCAAATCGCAACAAGATTCTCTTCTTGGAGCTGTTGAAAAGGGATGGGTAACACTTATTGGAGCGACGACGGAAAACCCAAGTTTTGAAGTAATTCCCGCTCTTTTGTCGCGTTGCCAAGTGTATGTTCTGGAACCTTTTAGTAGAGACGATATGGAGGCTCTATTAAAACGTGCGTTGAGGGAGGACGCCATTTTATCCAAAAAAAAAGTAACTCTCAAGGAAACCGAGGCTCTTATACGTCTTTCTGGAGGTGATGCTCGTAAGCTATTAAACATCCTAGAGTTGGTAGTACTTTCAGAACTACCTGACAGCACGACAGAAAAAGATAAAGATTTGGTAATTACAAATGATCTTGTTATGCAAAAAGCACAAAAGAATACCGTGCTTTATGATAAAACAGGTGAACAGCACTACGATATTATTTCGGCATTTATAAAGTCCATTCGGGGTAGCGATCCGAATGCTGCGGTTTATTGGCTTGCCAGAATGATTGAAGGCGGCGAGGATTTGAAATTTATTGCGCGAAGGCTTGTTATTCTGGCTTCCGAAGATATCGGGAATGCCAATCCTAATGCTCTTCTTCTTGCCAACAGCACTTTTCAAGCAGTTAGTACAATTGGATTTCCTGAATCCCGAATCATATTAAGCCAATGTGCCATCTATCTGGCAACTTCACATAAAAGCAATGCTTCATACAAGGCTATTGGAGAAGCGCAACAACTCGTTCGCCAAACTGGCGACCTCTCGGTTCCCTTATCCATAAGGAATGCTCCAACAAAGCTTATGAAACAATTGGGCTACGGGAAAGAATATGAATACGCCCATAATTATGAAGGTAACTTTGTCCCGCACGAATTTTTGCCAGAAGAGATAAAGGGCACAACTTTTTACAAACCCGGCAACAACCCTAAGGAGAATACGTTAAGAAGTTATCTGAAACATCTCTGGAAGGATAAATACGACTTCTAA
- a CDS encoding YjjG family noncanonical pyrimidine nucleotidase, which yields MQIEGITDVFFDLDHTLWDFDRNSALAFARVFQRHKIDLKVSEFILEYEPINLRYWKLFREEGITKQEMRRGRLRETFQIFKMDVPPASIDLLAESYIQELPFDNHLFSGTIEILDYLFSKYKLHIITNGFGEVQQMKLKNSRIEDYFNTVTTSEEVGVKKPNPIIFETAMKKASALPGHSIMIGDNYEADIEGALKVGMNSIFFNYNNESYQGTGPVINNLLQIKDFL from the coding sequence ATGCAGATTGAAGGAATAACTGATGTATTTTTCGATCTGGACCATACTCTCTGGGATTTTGATAGAAACTCCGCACTTGCTTTTGCCAGAGTTTTTCAAAGACATAAAATAGACTTGAAAGTTTCAGAGTTTATCCTGGAATATGAGCCGATCAATCTTCGATATTGGAAATTGTTCAGAGAAGAAGGAATAACTAAGCAGGAAATGCGTAGAGGAAGATTAAGGGAGACTTTCCAGATTTTTAAAATGGATGTGCCACCTGCATCTATCGATCTTCTGGCAGAGAGTTATATACAAGAACTTCCTTTTGACAATCATCTTTTCTCAGGGACCATTGAAATATTGGATTATCTCTTTTCCAAATATAAACTTCACATTATTACCAATGGTTTTGGGGAGGTTCAACAAATGAAACTTAAGAATAGTAGAATTGAAGATTATTTTAATACCGTTACCACCTCTGAAGAAGTTGGTGTGAAAAAACCGAATCCAATTATCTTTGAGACTGCGATGAAAAAAGCTTCTGCTCTTCCCGGCCACAGCATAATGATTGGCGACAACTATGAGGCAGATATAGAGGGAGCATTGAAGGTGGGAATGAATTCAATCTTTTTTAACTATAATAACGAATCGTATCAAGGAACTGGTCCCGTTATAAATAATCTCTTGCAGATTAAGGATTTCTTATAG